The Chiloscyllium plagiosum isolate BGI_BamShark_2017 chromosome 6, ASM401019v2, whole genome shotgun sequence sequence AACTTCACAAAGAGGGGACTTGTGTAAGaagggcagcagcagcaggagataTAAACCAATGGCAGAGAATCCCTTCACCCTGTTTCTACCTCTCAGAATTGAagtgtggagtcacaggaaaACAATTTGGTGATTGTTGGATATTTCTCCCGTGACTCGTTTGAGTGGTTTAAAGCAGGAGGCATTATTGCAGCTAAAGTGTAAAgaaattcactttaaaaatattttatatccACATTAATTTACTAGATAGAAAGGAAATGGCTGGGCAGGTGGTGTGTTGCCACTGGAGTATAAGGGATCTGTCAATGCTTCGAGGTATCTGTTAACTTCATCCTTAGCTCtcttaaattattcaaggaatacaaatgttgtcttttttttgtttctacatGTAGCACTTTACATAGCttgcattaaatttaatttgccaCTGTTCTGTCCACTTAACATACATTAAACCCCTTGAAATTTCTCCAATCCCTTCCAATTGCTCTTCCTAAATTTGGTACTGTGCAAATTTAATAGTGTTGCATTGTGTTTCTGACTCCAGATATATTGTGTGCGTTTTGAAACACTAGCAGTCGTAGCATTTGGCGCCTGGGACATACTATCCAGTATAGCAACCCTCTGCTCTAGCACTAACATAACTCCTCTAATGAGTGCTTCCCGAGAGGGAACATTACTGCAAAGTTATTACACTAATTCCTGGTACAGGTAGTCACTGCTCTGCCTAGCACATGTCACTCTGGAACCTATGCATTCAGGGTAAAAGCTGCCCCCATATTAAAGGTGCAAAGATGTAGCTGCTGTACCTTATCCAGGGTGGAGAGGGTAGCCAAAAAGCCCCAGTTGCTGGAGTGGACCATGGAGCGGGCGGTGCGCGCTTTTTCCCGCTGGGGCTGCTCGGTGGCAACCTGCTCCGGCCCCTTCGCACTCAGCCCTTCCCTGCGGTAAGAAAACATCCTGGAGGGGAAGCTGAGGACCTCTTTAGGACTGGGGAGCTCGGCCCTGGAGTTCCCATCCTGCTCCTGGTAGACAGCGGCGGGGTAGGAGGCTTTCCAGATGCTGCTGCTGCTCTCGAACAGGCGGTTGGGCATCACGTCCACCTCGACCTCCTCGTCCACCTCGGCGGACACTGCTTCCTCCTGGTTGGTGACCGCCCAGGACACAGAGTTGACGATCACATACCCGCGGCTGCAATGCACTAGGTAACCCAGCaggaaggcaagggaggagaGCGACAGCAGCATTGCCATGGCTCACCCCCCCTCAGCAAAGCAGATCAGCTCACTCACCAAGGCGCCTGGATGTTTGCATGTAAACAGTCTTTCAACAAAACAGTCTGAAGAACACAGCCTGCACTGACATTCAAAGCAGCACCATCTGCTGGCAAGGCCAAACCTTCTTCCACTCTGGGTatctttcaatccatgaacagtATCCGAGCTTCCAAACCGGTCAGTTTCGAATAAAAGGGGAAAGCATTGTTTGGGAAAACTACCTGGTAAACCTGTCCCCCTGTTATATTTTCGATTTCCGATCTTGACATAAAACAATTCATTTTGCATCAAAATTACTCACCGTCTTGTAAAATTGCAGGTTTCTGCAAAGGAAATGGAGGCAAGGGCACTTCTTTCACAAACGGGGATACATTCCCCCTAATATTTAATATTTGCAAATATATTGGAGGACGGggaaaaaatttctggctgtaacaagctgctccttttttgaggtgttggaggtgatttcctcgaattccaggagcagcaattactattaTATATGCTGTTGCCTTGTTTGGAACTttggtgaaaaaaaaagtcaaaacaacagcactttcaaaagggagaggaacagacaaaagcAGCACATGGTTacatcagtgcaggagagagaaagaaacccacattgctaactgacacagaGGTGAACCTAcgcaattactgcctttgctggttgaattcatgtatcactggacatcagagtgtgtctgggaaaattaacaaacagtgaaattcacaactaatcttaaaggaacctgtttgggagaggtcacagcacagaaacagatgttaatatttttaagtgtggccttacagaaagtctgcagtagtgtatagagtgggttctttcttgattatatgttttgttaaaaatataagccataaatattaagttagcctggagcaatgttttgtagaggaacaaaatggtgctattttctgggcctgtagattggaagaagcaaaaatagcctttagtagagtgatatgctctttttgttagatgtgggagttgagggagagtttatgggttactgatgattatatctgcaataaatgctgttggttgcaaatcctatcagattgaatggatcaattggagagagagttagaggcaatgaggaatttacaagagcaaggggatgtgatggttggcaattataggaagggagaaaagttgcagatacaatcacgtagatgggttaactgcaggaaaggtaagagaggtaggcaggtaatgcatggaatcttctgtggcaatccccatttcaaacaggtatgctgttttggaaaatgtaagtggtgatggactctcaggggaacatagcacaaacagcaaagtttctggtatcaagactggctctaatgcaataagGAGTACATTGAGTTCCAAGAGATCAtttaggggactctctagccTGAGGCACAGactgacgtttctgtggccagcggagaaaaatcagaatggtatgttgtctTCATTgcgctaggatcaaggatgtctcagagagggtgcagaatgttctcaagggggaaagggaccagcaggaggtcattgtccacattggaaccaatgacataggaagggaaaaggataagattttgaagggagattatagagagttaggcaggaatttaaaaaggaggtcctcgagagtagtaatatctggattactcccggtgctacgagctagtagGGGCAAGAAttgaaggatagagcagatgaatgcatggctgaggagcttgtGTACGGGAGAaggtttcacatttttggatcattggaatctcttttggggtagaagtgacctgtacaagaaggacagattgcacctgaattggaagaggacaaatatactggcagggagatttgccagagctgcttgggaggatttaaactagtaaggtggggggtgggtgggtggctggttagtaaagttagatttcatggaatacagggagaaccaaccatttggatacagaactggctcaaaggtagagacagagggtggtggtggagggttatttttcacactggaggcctgtgNNNNNNNNNNNNNNNNNNNNNNNNNNNNNNNNNNNNNNNNNNNNNNNNNNNNNNNNNNNNNNNNNNNNNNNNNNNNNNNNNNNNNNNNNNNNNNNNNNNNNNNNNNNNNNNNNNNNNNNNNNNNNNNNNNNNNNNNNNNNNNNNNNNNNNNNNNNNNNNNNNNNNNNNNNNNNNNNNNNNNNNNNNNNNNNNNNNNNNNNNNNNNNNNNNNNNNNNNNNNNNNNNNNNNNNNNNNNNNNNNNNNNNNNNNNNNNNNNNNNNNNNNNNNNNNNNNNNNNNNNNNNNNNNNNNNNNNNNNNNNNNNNNNNNNNNNNNNNNNNNNNNNNNNNNNNNNNNNNNNNNNNNNNNNNNNNNNNNNNNNNNNNNNNNNNNNNNNNNNNNNNNNNNNNNNNNNNNNNNNNNNNNNNNNNNNNNNNNNNNNNNNNNNNNNNNNNNNNNNNNNNNNNNNNNNNNNNNNNNNNNNNNNNNNNNNNNNNNNNNNNNNNNNNNNNNNNNNNNNNNNNNNNNNNNNNNNNNNNNNNNNNNNNNNNNNNNNNNNNNNNNNNNNNNNNNNNNNNNNNNNNNNNNNNNNNNNNNNNaggtggagtttaatttagataaatgcgaggtgttgcattttgggaaagcaaatcttagcaggacttatacacttaaatggtaaggtcctagggagtgttgctgaacaaagagaccttggagtgcaggttcatagcttcttgaaagtggagttgcaggtagatagaataggatagtgaagaaggcatatgggatgctttcctttatcggtcagagcatttagtacaggagttcggaggtcatgttgtggctgtacaggacattggttcagccacttttggaatgttgtgtgcaattctggtctccttcttattggaaggatgttgtgaaacataaagagttcagaaaagatttacaaggatgttgtcagggttggaggatttgaactataggagaggttgaataggctggagctgttttccctggagcatcggaggctgaggggtgaccttatagaggtttataaaatcatgaggggcatggatgggatagataGGCAAAgtgtcttccctggagtggggagtgcagaactagagagcataggtttatggtgagaggggaaagatataaa is a genomic window containing:
- the creg2 gene encoding protein CREG2 encodes the protein MAMLLSLSSLAFLLGYLVHCSRGYVIVNSVSWAVTNQEEAVSAEVDEEVEVDVMPNRLFESSSSIWKASYPAAVYQEQDGNSRAELPSPKEVLSFPSRMFSYRREGLSAKGPEQVATEQPQREKARTARSMVHSSNWGFLATLSTLDKIKGMPFGNIFSISDGLLDNSTGVPFFYISAMFSTVADLMTNPSASLTLSKADTDYCRQNVIDLEDPRCARLTLTGQVVTVPADEIEFARQAMFSRHPVMKKWPPDHNWFFMKMNIQHVWLQDWFGGVAIIPLEDYFKASPMNTE